Within Amedibacterium intestinale, the genomic segment AACTTTGTGTATCTACAACATAGACACGATTTACTTCACGAACGGATATATACAATCGTTTTTCATTTTGACTCAAACGAATTGCAGCTCCTCCGCCTTTTTCATTCTCTTTCAGCAATGAGATTTTCTTTAAAATCGTATTAGTCTCTAAATCAATAGCAAACACTTCACAGCTATCTTCACTAACCATATATAATATATGATCATCATGACTTGCAACACCATGGCGAATCCCTGTATGTTTTGGAAATGAAAGAACTCTTTTAAATTCCAGAGTATCACGATCATACACATATACATGGTCTAATAAACGACATGGCACATATACATGCGACTTCGTTAAAATTGCCTGATGTGCTCCCGAATGTTCTTGAATCTCAACTTTTTTATCTTCCACTAACTGATGATTTTCAAAACAATAGCGAATCAGTGTTCCTTCATGATAATTAACTGTATATATATAAGTTTTATCTTGTCCAACATAACATGCCGTACAGCTTTCTTTTCCGGCTTTATATGTTTGTCCATCTTTCAAAACACATATACCTGCAGCTTCTTCCTGTATTGGAAATACAAAACGATTATAATCATATGATAAATATTTTGCATCTCTTGTTTCAAAGTATACACTTGTTTCTATAAATTTATCTTTTTCAGTATCAAATACAAAAGAGTAAACTCCTTTGCTTGGTGCATAAGTTCCTACCCAACCTTTTATTGTTTTCATAACAAGCCTCCATTCATATCATTACTGCTTATAATCATCATACAAGAGTGTCATTTTAAAAGCAATTTGCATGCTCAACCGAAATATCTTGGGATACTTCCCTGATTTCTCTTATGATGTATTATAGCTAACACAATATATAGACATGAAACTAAAGTTATAGATATATCTTTTAACAATAAAGATGGAGTATTTTATTGTCACATTTGTGCTATCATTCCTTCAAGCAACAAAATACTTGCATAAAAAATGACGCTCTCTATCATTATTTACTTGTATGAAATATTATATCCACAATTTTTGATTAACATTTTGAGAATTGTAAAACATGATAAAATTAGCACTTTAGTGCAATTTTATTGCATACCTGCTGCATTGCCATTGCTACTCACAAAACTTATATCCGCTTATTCTGCATTATTATTAGATTATGATACAGCTTCAACCTGAGCAATTAATTGTTCCTTATCAGTTCACAAAATCAAACCAATGGAAGATTATCATTTTCATCGTTTATTTCTGCTGCATAATAATTCAAATACATATTAAGTTGTCCAACTGCTTTTGGCATCAATTTAATCGTCTTTAATTCAAGCAATACACATGATCTTTATCGGCTTGTTTTCTGGAATTTACAAGAATGAGATGGAAATTAGATTAAACATATTTAATATTTTGTAAACAAGTGTATATATTTTACATATACTATAATTATCATAATATATACTTAAATCTTTTGACATATGCGTGCATAATTGTATGTTGAAGGTAGAAATACCGCAAACAGTACGGCTCCTACCGCCATAAGTGTAGGGCGTTAAAGTGTGGAGGGATGCATAATCCTTCCTTTTAATTTTTTATAAAACACTTAGCATTATTCTTCATCAGAAGAAAACCAAAGAAATTAAATTTGGTTACTGTAATTATGATTTGTTAGAAGATAAAATGAAGGAATGGGAAACTCAAAACCATTGATGATATCTGAGTCTTTTTCGCATATTTGAGAATATGGGGTTAGAATATTGTATCTTACGTTTCGCATATTTATCGCTTACCGTTTTTAATTGATAAATATACAAAAAAAACTCAAATCGAGTCTTAGCCGATAAATAAAGGCTTTTGATGATTGATTTGAGTTTCTTTGAATTGTTTTGAATATTCCCAAAAATCAACGTTTTGAGAACTCCGAAGCCTTATAAAACAAGGGTTTTAAAAGCGTTTTTGTTGCATACGTATTGCATTGTCAAAGCATCTTATAACAACATATCACTATTCTTTAATAGCAATAGCTTCTTAGGAGTTTTAAAAGATTTCAACTCTATTTAACAAGAAATCAATTAAACTGCAATGATAAATCCCGTGATTGTCATAATAATTATGAGATATATCATTCCTAATGATAATCTTTTTAAAGAAGTCATTCGTTAGTTTCAAAGAATTCAATTCAGAATTTATTTTTTCTTCTTCATCCATTCTTAATGCTGATTGAATATATATTCTTTTATCACCATCATTGACCACAAAGTCTACTTCTTTTACAGCTGTAGTTCTATTTGTACGATCATATACGACTCCTACATCAACTGAGTAACCTCTTCTTATCAACTCAAGATATATGATATTTTCCATTAAATGACCAGGATCAAATTGTCTAAAATTTAGTCTAGCATTTCTAAGTCCAACATCTGTAAAATA encodes:
- a CDS encoding lactonase family protein, whose amino-acid sequence is MKTIKGWVGTYAPSKGVYSFVFDTEKDKFIETSVYFETRDAKYLSYDYNRFVFPIQEEAAGICVLKDGQTYKAGKESCTACYVGQDKTYIYTVNYHEGTLIRYCFENHQLVEDKKVEIQEHSGAHQAILTKSHVYVPCRLLDHVYVYDRDTLEFKRVLSFPKHTGIRHGVASHDDHILYMVSEDSCEVFAIDLETNTILKKISLLKENEKGGGAAIRLSQNEKRLYISVREVNRVYVVDTQSFAILQVISSGGDHPRDINLSLDDRYLFVANRNSDNLVAFAIDENGLLEEKDTVDAIAQGVSIVCYE
- a CDS encoding DUF1016 domain-containing protein, with product MLELKTIKLMPKAVGQLNMYLNYYAAEINDENDNLPLV